One Methylorubrum extorquens genomic window, CGCCTCGAAGTCGCGCTTGATCAGCGTGCGGATTTTCTGCGCCCGGACGTAGTAGGCGTCGTAATAGCCCGCCGAGAGCACGTAGGTGCCGATCATGATACGCCGCTTCACCTCGCGGCCGAAGCCGGCGGCGCGGGTGTTCTCGTACATCCCGGCAATGTCCTTGCCGGGCACGCGCAGGCCGTAGCGTACGCCGTCGTAGCGGGCGAGGTTCGAAGAGGCCTCGGCCGGCGCTACGATGTAATAGGCCGGCAGCGCGTACTGCGTGTGCGGCAGCGAGATGTCCTTGATCGTCGCACCGGCCTCCCGCAGCCAGTCCGCGCCCTGGTCCCAGAGGCGCTGGATCTCGGCGGGCATGCCCTCGATCCGGTATTCCCGCGGGATGCCGATGGTGAGACCCTTCACGCCACGCGCAATCGCGGCCTCGAAGTCGGGTACCGGCACATCGACCGAGGTCGTGTCGCGCGGGTCGTGTCCGGCCATGGAGCCGAGCAGGATCGCGCAATCCTGCACCGTGCGGGCGATGGGGCCGGCCTGATCGAGCGAGGAGGCGTAGGCGATGATGCCCCAGCGCGAGCAGCGACCGTAGGTCGGCTTGATGCCGACGGTGCCGGTGAAGGCGGCGGGCTGGCGGATCGAGCCGCCGGTATCGGTCGCGGTGGCGCCGAGGCACAGATGGGCGGCCACCGCCGCCGCCGAACCGCCGGACGAGCCGCCGGGCACCAGCGGCGCCTCCGAGCCCTGGCGGCGCCAGGGGGAGATCGTCTTGCCGTAGGCGCTGGTCTCGTTGGACGAGCCCATGGCGAACTCATCGAGGTTGAGCTTGCCCAGCATCACCGCGCCGTCGCGCCAGAGCTGGGACGAGACGTTCGACTCGTAATGCGGCTCGAACCCTTCGAGGATCTTCGAGCCCGCGGTGGTGTGCACCCCTTGCGTCGCGAACAGATCCTTGATGCCGAGCGGAAGGCCTTCGAGCGGGCGCGCCTCGCCCTTGGCGATCTTTTGGTCCGAGACCTCGGCCATCTTCAGCGCGCGGTCCGGCGTCGCGACGATGAAGGCGTTGAGCGCCTGCGCCTTGTCGATGGCCTCGAGATGCGCCTGCGCGATCTCGCGGGCCGAGAAATCTTTGCCCTTCAGCCCGTCGCGAGCCTCGGCCAGGGTGAGTTCGTTGAGTGCCGTCATGCCCGTTCCAACTGTCTGCCAGGTATCCGCACCGATCCCGCGGGCGCGTGGCGTCTCGCGGGTGGCAGAGGAGCCGCTCCGTCGCGTCCCAGGGGACTACTCGACGACCTTCGGCACGAGAAAATAGTTGTCCTCGGTCTCGGGGGCGTTGGCGACCACGTCGCTCGCCCGGCCGCCGTCGTTCACTACGTCGGCGCGCTTCTTCATGCGCATCGGGGTGACGGAGGTCATCGGCTCGACGCCCTCCACATCCACCGCGCTGAGTTGCTCGACGAAGGCGAGGATCGCGTTGAGCTCCCCCTTCAGCGGGCTGACCTCCTCGTCGGTCACCGCGATGCGGGCCAGATGCGCGATGCGCCGTACCGTTGTCTCGTCGACCGACATGCCGCCCGTGTCGCCTCGCCTGCCGTGAGCGCGGGTGAAAACCTCGCGCCGGGATCAGCCGGGCTATAGCACCCGCCTTCGCGCAGGAGCAACGCCGCACGCGACGGGCATCGGGACGATCGAGACCGGCATCGCCGTGGTTTCTTTCCAGCCGCGATCGCCGGTTGCCGCCTCCGCGCGATGACCCTGCGGAGGGCCGCTCAGACGATGACGTGGCCCCGCGTCGACGGCATGTCCACGGTGATGCCGGGGCGGCGGTAGCGGTCGGCGTTGTAGGCTCCGACGCAGAGGATCTCCAGGGCGAGCGCCAGCATCAGCATGTGCCGCCGCATGAGGCGGCGGGATCGGCCGGAGGCAGGAGGGCTCGGCGTCGGCGTGAGGGGCACGGGGCGGTTCCGGCATCGTTAACGAAACCTTAACACCGCTTTCCGCTTTCCGCTCCATCCCGGGAGGGGCGACCACCCGCCATGGTTAATCTGGGCGGTGGACAAGTCCGCGGGGGCGGGCGTAAGCCCCTCCCTTGTCGGGGTGCGAGGAGGACGGGGCATGTGGGACAGCGTCTTCCGGGAGTTGCGTCCGGGGCTGATCTCCAGCGAGGCGGATCTCGCCCGTGCCGAGGCCGAACTCGGTTTCCCCCTCCCCCAGAGCTACCGCAACTTCGCGCAGAGCTGCGGCGCCGGGCGGATCGGCGGGCATCTGCGCATCTTCACCCCGGTTCCGGTGGAGGCGGCGGATCTCGGCTCGCGGGCACACCTGATCTCGCACGGCGTGGCGCTCGCCCTCGACGGCCTGCGCGACGAGGGCAGCGACGAGCCGCACCGCTTCACCATCGAGGGTGATGCCGATGCCGGGCTGATGGAGCGGGCCTGCTTCTTCGGGCAGACCGAGCGGGGCGATTTCCTGTTCTTCGACGTGACGCCGGGTTTCCCCGAATACGACATCTGGGTGCTGTGCGCCGATCTGGAGACGGTGCATTTCGGCGGTGCCGATCTGCCCACCTTCCTGCGCGGGCTCCAGGGCCTCGAGATCCTGCACATCCTCGGCGACGGGGAAGGCCCGCTGCCCGCGACTTTCGCGGGCGACGAGGCGGCGGCCCTCGAACAGCTCGGAGCGGCGGCTTCGTGAACCGGGAGGAGATGGCGGCCTTCGTCGAAGCCTCGGCCGGCGCGCCGCGCCTGATCGGGCTCGACCTGGGCACCAAGACCATCGGAATCGCCCTGTCCGATGTCGGCCGGCAGATCGCCTCGCCGCTGGAGACGATCCGGCGGGTGAAGTTCACGCCCGACGTGGCGCGGATCGTAGCGCTCTGCGCGACGCACGCCGTCGGCGGCCTCGTGATCGGCCTGCCGCTCAACATGGACGGCTCCGAAGGCCCCCGGGCCCAATCGAGCCGGAGCTTTGCCCGCAACCTCAAGCCGCTCTTGCCGCTGCCGGTCCTGTTCTTCGACGAGCGCCTCTCCACCGCCGCCGTCACCCGCACGCTGCTCGAAGCCGACGCCTCGCGGGCGCGGCGCGGCGAACTCGTGGACAAGCTCGCCGCCACCTACATCCTGCAAAGCTGTCTCGACGTGATGGGCGGGATGTTTTCGGGCGCGGCCGAGGAGGCGGACGGGTTTTAACCCCCTGCCTGCGTGAGTCGGGCCACGATCGCCTCCCGCTCCCGGCGCGTCGCCGACAGCCGCTCGCGGGCGGCCGCGAGAATCTCCGGACCGGCGGTCTCGGGGCGGCCGGCATCGAAGGGCGGGGCCGGGGCGTATTCCTGCTGGAGCTGGATCGCCTGTGCGGTCGCCGCGTCGGTGAGTTCGGCCGCGAGCGTCAGGCCGAAATCGATGCCCGCCGTCACGCCGCCGCCGGTGATCAGGTTGCCGTCGCGTACGACACGCCCCTGCGTCGGGATCGCCCCGAAGGAGCTCAGCAGATCGTGCGCCGCCCAGTGCGTGGTGGCGCGTTTGCCCCGCAGCAGTCCCGCCGCGCCGAGCACCAGGGTACCGGTGCAGACGGAGGTGAGGTAGCGAGCGCTTCGCGTCTGACGGCGCAGGAAGTCGAGGGTCTCGGCATCCTCCATCAGCGGGTTCACCCCCGCACCGCCGGGTACGCAGATCACGTCGAGGGCCGGGCATTCGGCGAAGGTGAGTGTGGGCGTCAGCACGAGGCCGGTGGCGCTCGCGATCGGTTCCAGCGCCTTCGCAACGAGATGGACGCGGGCGCCCGGCACCATGGCCAGTACCTCGTAGGGCCCGGTCAGGTCCAATTGCTGTACCTGGGGGAAGACGAGGAAGCCGATCTCGATCGTCATGGTCCTCAATCCTCCGCTTGAAAACGCCTCGAGCCGTCGAGCTGATTGCATCAGGCCGGCGTCTCTAAGTCCTTGTTTTGACACGCATTCTTTCGACGAACCGGCGACCACTCCGTCGGAATGCGCTCTACCGTAGATAGATCACGCTGTAGAGCGAGGCGCGCAATTCGTCCTCGTCGAGCCAGACCCGGCCGAGGTCGCAGCGCTCGGCGATGCCCGGCCGCATCCGGGCGCAGTACTCGCCGGTATTGTCCTGCAGATGGTACTGGCAGCGCCCACCCACTTTGCGCCGGGCGATGATCGGGCTCGAATGGTCGGCGGCGATATCCGGGTCCTTCGGCAGGCGTTCCTCCAGCACGTACCAGGAATAGCCCACCACCGGCAGGCGGCCCCGGTCGAGGGCGTAGTCGATCATCCCCATCAGCCGGTCGGTGCCGGCCGCGAGGCCGGGCTCGCGGCGGGCGGCCTTGTCCATGAAGTCGAGCTGGTTGTCGGCGATCGAATCCGAGACCGGGACCAGCGGCACCGGCAGGGGCTGGCGGCGGCAGCGCCGCTCGACATGGGCGATCCAGCCGGCATTGAAGGCATCGGTCGCCGGATCGCGTAGTCGCGGCACCGTCCCGCCGAGGCTGCGCCACGAGATCTTGGGGGCGGCGACGCGGCTGCGCCAGCGCAGGGCCCCGAAGGTGCGCGCGTGCTGGCCGTAGCCGTCGAAGGAAGGAAGGTCGCGGTCCGTGCAGAGGCCGCCGAGGTTGTAGAGAAGGGTCGCCGCCTCCTCCTGCCCGTCCTCCAGCTTGTCGAAATAGGGCTTGCGGCCGGGGTTGCGCTCGCGGCTCGCCTCGGTGTCGTTGCGGCTCTCGGCGATCTCTTCTGCGAGGTCGGGATGCCGGCGCAGGTAGCTACGCAAGGCACGGTCCCGCCTGCGTTCGAGGCCGGCCGGGTCGGCGAAGTAGTAGCGGGTGGCGACATCGAGCGCCGAGACGGTGACCCCGACGCGCTGCGAGATCATGTCGGCGGTGGCGTAGGCAAAGCAGATCGCGCTGTCGCCCTGGCTCATCGGCGACAGGGCCGGGTTGGGGCTGATCCGGTCGTCGAGCGGATGCGTGCCGGGCCGGCGGGCCGGCGCCACCACGGTCACGTCGGCACATTTCGGGTTGCGGGTAGTGCGCGGGTTTTCGGGCAGCAGCCGCAGATCGATCGCCCCGGCGGGCGCCGCCGCGAGCAGAAGGCCGATCGCGCAACAACGGGCGACGCGGGCCGCCCCGGATGATGGCCTCAATCCGTCCCCGCCTCGGCGAGCGCGACCGGTGCCGCTTCGGCCCCGTCGAGCACCGCGTCCTGCGCGGCCTCGGCGAGCAGGGCGTAGCCGCCATCGGCCATGTGCAGGCCGTCGCTTGCGAACAGTTCGGTGCGAGTCAGCCGGCCTTGCCCGATCCAGTCGCGCATCAGGTCGGAGCGGCGGATCACCGGGACGCCGAGCTCGGCGCCGAGGGTGCGCACGGCGTCGCGGAACCGGTCGGCGCCGGGCGTGGCGTCGAGCGCCGGACACCATTGCGGCTCCATCAGAACCACGTCGATCCCCGCCGCGCGGATGCGCTCCAGCGCCGCCTCGGTGGCCTCGCGGAAGTGATCGAGGGAGACGCCGCGCAGGGCGTCGTTGCTGCCGGTCTGCCAGATCACGAGATCGGGCCGGGGCGCGATCACGTCCCGGTCGAGCCGGGCCAGCATCTCGTCCACCGCCTCGCCGCCGATGCCGCGGTTGGCGACCGTGATCTTGCTGCCGAGATGCGGCAGGGCGCGCCGCAGACCCGCTTCGAGGCGAGCGGGATAGGCAGCGGCGGGCGTCGAGGCGCCGATGCCTTCCGTCGAGGAGGAGCCGAAGGCGACGATGCTCAACGGTCCGCCCAGTGCGATCTTCTGGGCGACGTGCGGCAGGCCGGTCGGAGCCGCATCCTCGAACAGGCCGAGATCGAAGTCGAAGCCGAGATCGAGGTGTTGCGGCAGCAGGTCGGCGTAGGCGAGCACTGCGGTCGAGGAGAGGGAGAGGGCCAGTATCAGCGCCGACGCGCCGACGAGCCGCCGCGGACGCCCCCTCGAGACCGGCCGCATCCGAGCCTGACGTAGAAACCGTACCACCGTTCGAGCCCCCGCCCGCGGGCCGCCTCGATTAGGGGCTTTCGCGGAATGACTGATATCGACCCTTCTAACCGAACCGAGGCCGGATGACGGCCCAATAATCGTGATTCGCCACAGCCGCAATGCGCAGTGTTTGATAGAGTCTTAAGTGCGAAACTCGGATCAAAGATTTGTTCGTCATAGAAGCCGTTTGTTCGATGCCGGCTTGTGGTCTGAGGGGCGCGTTCGAGCGCAGCAACGGTGCTGCCCGGCTCCTGTATCATGGGCCTCCAGGGCCAGGGATCGACCGCGTCACGCCCGCGAAACCAGGGAGACCGTCCCGCTGCCGTGCCGCTCGATTTGGCCGTCGAGTTCCAGTTCGAGCAGCGTCGTCTGCACGATCCGAACCGGCAGGCCGGTGGAGCGGGCAAGCGCATCGGTCCCAACCGGTGTCGGGCTGAGGCACGCGATCAGCCGCGCGCGGTCGTCCCGGGGCTCGGGCGGATCCTCGACCGGCTCCGCCGCAGCGGGAAACAGCGGCAGGGCGGTCTCGGCTCGTCCGTCGAAATCGATCTCGTCCCAATAATCGGGCGCCCCCCAGCTTTCGGAGCGGTCGTTCAGGCCGTCCGCTTGCGGCGCGTCCCCGGCGATCAGCGGATCGAGCACCGAGAGGACGTGCTCGACCTCCGAGACCAGCGTCGCACCCTGGCGGATCAGGTCGTTGGTGCCCTCCGCCCGCGGATCGAGCGGCGAGCCGGGCACCGCGAAGACTTCCCGGCCCTGCTCCAGGGCGAAGCGGGCGGTGATGAGCGAACCGGAGCGGCGCGCGGCCTCGACGACGACGGTGCCGAGGCTCAGGCCGGAGATGATGCGGTTGCGGCGGGGAAAGTCGCGCCCGCGCGGCACCCAGCCCATCGGCATCTCGGCGACCACCACCCCGCCCTCGCCCACGATCTCCTCGACGAGGCCGGCATGGTTCTCCGGATAGATCCGGTCCTGCCCACCCGCGAGGACCGCGACGGTGCCGGTGACCAGCGTGGCCTTGTGGGCGCGGGCGTCGATCCCTCGGGCGAGCCCCGAGACCACGACGAGACCGGCTTCGCCGAAGCCGCGGGCGAGCCGCTCGGTGAAGGCAAGGCCGGCGGTCGAGGCATTGCGCGAGCCGACGATGGCCACCGAAGGCTTGAGAAGCGTGGCCGGATCGCCGCGAACGGCGATCAGCGGCGGCGCGGTGTCGGTGGCGTGCAGCGCCTTCGGATAGGCCGCCTCGCCCATGGCGAGGAAGCGGATGCCGAGGCGGGCGGCGGCGGCCATCTCGCGCTCGGCCTCCGCCTTCGTGGGCGGGACGGCGCGCTTGCCCGCCCGCTTCGTCAGGTCCGGCAGGGCGTCGAGGGCGGCCGATGCGCTGCCGAAACGGTTGATCAGGCCGCGGAAGGTGCGCGGGCCGATGCCGTCGGTACGGATCAGGCGCAGCCAATCGAGGCGTTGCGCGTCGGTGAGCTGCATCGATCCCCCTCCGTCCGGGAGGGGGCGGCGCTCACCCCTTCTTCCCGATCCGCCCTTCGGTACCGGCGGCGAGGCGGCGGATGTTGGGCGCGTGCTTCCACCATAGCAAAGCTGCGAGCACGAGGAAGAGCGCTGCAACCATTCCGTGTCCCAGCGCCCACAGGATGAGCGGCGTGGCGGCCGACGCCGCGAGCGCGGCGAGCGAGGAGTATTTCAGGGCAAAGGCGAGCCCGAGCCAGATCGCGGCGAAGGCGGCCAGCGTCAGCGGGCTTAAGCCCAGCAGCACGCCGATGAAGGTCGCCACGCCCTTGCCGCCCTTGAAGCCGAGCCAGACCGGAAACAGGTGGCCGAGGAAGGCACCGAGGCCCGCGGCCAGCGCCGGCCCCTCGCCCCAATGGCTTGCCGCGAGCACCGGCAGCGTGCCCTTGAGCGCGTCGCAGAGCAGCGTCGCGGCAGCGAGGCCCTTGCGGCCGGTGCGCAGCACGTTGGTCGCGCCGATGTTGCCCGATCCGATCGCCCGCACGTCGCCGAGGCCGGCGAACTTCGTGAGGATCAGCCCGAAGGGAATCGCACCGCAGGCGTAGCCCAGGACGAGGGCCGCGATGAGGACCGGCCAGCCGGCCGCGAGAAGCGTGGTCATGCGGCGATGGCCGAGAGGGCGGAGCGGTGGACGATCCGGCCGGCCACCAGCGTCAGCACCGCCGCGCCCTGGAGACGCGCCTCGTCGAAGGGCGAGTTCTTGGAGCGCGACTTCAACTGCCGCTTGTCGAGCAGGTAGGGCAGATCGGGGTCGATCAGCACGAGGTCGGCGGGTGCGCCTTTCTCCAGCCGCCCCGCCTCGCGGCCGAGCAGCGCGGCGGGGTTCGACGAGAGGGCCTTCAGAAGCGTTCCCAACGGCATGTCGCCGGTATGGAGCAGGCGCAAGGCGGCCCCGAGCAGGGTCTCGATGCCGAGCGCGCCATCCGCGGCCTCGGCGAACGGCAGGCGCTTGGTCTCGACGTCCTGCGGGTTGTGGTCGGAGACGATGACGTCGATCACGCCTTCATTCAGGGCCGCGATGACCGCCTGCCGGTCGTCCTCGCGGCGCAAGGGGGGCGAGAGCTTGCAGAAGGTGCGGTAGTGACCGATGTCGCCCTCGTTGAGCACGAGGTTGTTGACGGACACGCCGCAGGTGACGGGCAGCCCTGCCTCTTTCGCCCGCCGCACGATCTCGACGGAATCGGCGCAGGAGATCATCGCCGCGTGGTAGCGCGCGCCGGTGAGGCGCACGAGCCGGATGTCGCGTTCCAGCATCACCGTCTCGGCCTCGCGGGGGATGCCGATGAGGCCGAGGCGGGAGGCCATCTCACCCTCGTTCATTACGCCTTCGCCGACGAGGTCCGGCTCCTCGATATGCTGCATCAGCAGCGCGCCGAAATCGCGGGCGTAGGTGAGCGCGCGGCGCATCACCTGCGCGTTGGTCACGGCTTTCAGCCCGTCGGTGAAGGCGACGGCGCCGGCCTCCGCCAGCAGGCCGAACTCGGTCATCTCGCGCCCCGCCAGCCCCTTGGTGATCGCGGCGGCGGGCAGGACGTTGACGCTTGCCGTGTCGCGGGCGCGGCGCAGCACGAAATCGACGATGGCCGGCCCGTCGATGACGGGATTGGTGTCGGGCATGCAGACCAGGGTCGTCACGCCGCCGGCCGCTGCAGCGGCACTCGCCGAGGCCAGGGTCTCGCGGTGCTCGGCGCCCGGCTCGCCGACGAAGGCACGCAGGTCGATCAGGCCCGGTGCGAGGGTGACACCCCCGCAGTCGATTTTTTGGGCGCCCTCCGGCGTGTCGGGTGCGGCACCCCAGGCGATGTCGGCGATGCGGCCGTCGCGCACGAGCACGGCGCCGGGACCCTCGCGGCCGGTGGCCGGATCGAGGAGATGGGCGTTGGAGAGGACGAGCGCGCTCATGAGTGTCACCCGTTCGGCAAGTGGGTCGCCAGCGCTTCCAGCACGGCCATGCGCACGGCGACGCCCATCTCGACCTGCTCGCGGATCAGAGACTGTGCCCCGTCGGCGATGTCGGAGGCGATCTCGACGCCGCGGTTCATCGGACCCGGATGCATCACCAGCGCGTCGGGCTTGGCCAGCGCCAGCTTGTCGCCGTCGAGGCCGTAATAGCGGAAGTACTCCTTCACCGAGGGCACGAAGGAGCCGTTCATCCGCTCGCGCTGGAGGCGCAGCATCATCACGATGTCGCAGCCTTTCAGCCCCGCGCGCATGTTGGTGAACACCTCGACGCCGAAGCGCTCGATGCCGGTGGGCAGCAGGGTCGAGGGGCCGATCACCCGCACCCGGGCGCCGAGCGCCTGAAGCAGGATGATGTTGGAGCGCGCCACCCGCGAGTGCAGGACGTCGCCGCAGATCGCGACCTGAAGCCCCTCTATGCCGCCCTTGTTGCGGCGGATGGTGAGCGCGTCGAGCAGCGCCTGGGTCGGGTGCTCGTGGGCGCCGTCACCGGCGTTGACCACGGCGCAATCGACCTTGCGGGCCAAGAGATGCACTGCGCCCGCCGCGTGGTGGCGCACCACGATGATGTCGGGCCGCATGGCGTTGAGCGTTGCGGCCGTATCGATCAGCGTCTCGCCCTTCTTCACCGAGGACGAGGCGACCGACATGTTCATCACGTCGGCGCCGAGCCGTTTGCCCGCGAGTTCGAACGAGGATTGCGTGCGGGTCGAGGGCTCGAAGAACAGGTTGATCTGCGTGCGGCCCCGCAGGACGGTGCGCTTCTTCTCGACCTGCCGCGACAAGGCGACGGCGGCGTCGGCGCGCTCCAGCAGCGATTCGATGTCCGGCCGGCTCAGGCCTTCGATGCCGAGCAGGTGCCGGTGCGGGAAGGCGGGTGCTGTCTGAGCGGTCATGCGGCGGTTCTGGCGTCGGCTCCGCGCTATAGGTGTCTGGGAGAGGCCCGGCAAGGCGCAGGCGTATCCGGTTGGCCCGCGCGGGCGATGGCGCCAGGGATAACGGTCTCACCCGGTCGCAGCTGAGAGATTTTCTTGGTCATCGCGAGCCCGTGATCGAGAAAAATTTGAACGAACCGGCCTCGCTTCCGTTTCCCCAACATCTGTCGGGGCTTGAGCGCGTCGAATGCCTGTCCCGGTATTCGCCTGCCTGCCCGGAAACGAAAGGTAGCCTATGAACACGCGACTTCTCCTGACCGCCGGTGCGCTCTCGCTCGGTCTCGCTCTCTCGTCCGGCGCCTATGCCCAGGGCATGCAGCGGGGCGGTATGGAGCCCGGCATGGGAGGCCAGATGGGCGGGCAAATGGGTGGCCAGATGGGCGGCCAAATGCAGCAGGGCGCCATGGGCGACGACATGGGCCAGGAGCAGCGCCCGATGAAGCGCAGCTCCAAGAAGATGAAAAAGCCGATGAAGAGCAAGAAGATGATGCGCTCGAAGCGCATGAATTCCGGCTCCGGCATGGAGTCCGGCGCGGGCGGGATGTGATCCCCACGTCACCTGACTGTGACCAACTCGCCATCTAGGCGACTATCGGCCCGCCCGGTTAGACCGGGCGGGCTTTTTCGTGTCGAACGAAGCCTTTCAAGTCCTCCCGCGCCGAGCGGCTCGCCCGCCCGGCATGGGTTGCTGCAATAGGAACAGCCGCGCCGTGGCCGCAGGATCGACGCTCTCGGGGCCGGACATCGTGGAGACGGTACGGCGACGCTGGATGTTCCGCCATCCGCTGGTGATCCGGCTGGCGCACTGGCTCAACGTGGTCTGCCTCGCCATCCTGCTGATGAGCGGGTTGCAGATCTTCAATGCCCATCCCGCGCTCTATTGGGGCGCGGCCTCGACCTTCGACACACCGTTCGTCGCGATCACCGACGACCAGCGGGACGACGGCACGCCGCGCGGCATCGTCTATGTCGCCGGTCACACCTTCGAGACGACGGGCGTGCTCGGCCTGTCGAACCTCAACGGCCAGCCCACGGGCCGCGCTTTCCCCTCGTGGTCGACCCTGCCGGCGCACCAGGATCTCGCCACGGGGCGGCGCTGGCACTTCCTGTTCGCCTGGGCCTTCGTCATCAACGGGCTGATCTATCTGCTCTACGGAATCGGCACCGGGCAGCTGCGGCGGCGCCTCGTGCCCGACGGCGACCAGATGCGCGGGTTCGGCTCCTCGATCCGCGAGCACCTGACCCTGCACTTTCCGGAAGGCGACGAGGCCAAGCGCTACAACGTGCTGCAGAAGCTCTCCTACCTCGTCGTGGTGGCCGTGCTGCTGCCGTTGATGGTGCTCACGGGGCTCGCCATGTCGCCGGGCGTCAACGCCGTGGTGCCCCTGCCCGACCTGTTCGGCGGCCGGCAATCGGCCCGCACGATCCACTTCATCGTCACGAACCTGCTGGTGCTGTTCGTGATCGTCCACGTCCTGCTCGTGCTGCTCTCCGGCGTGGCCAACAACATGCGCAGCATGATCACCGGCTGGTTCGTGATCGAGCGCAAGAAGCTTCCCGCCGGTTCGGGAGAGACCCCATGATCCCCCGCCCCATGTCCTCCCGCCCCGTGCCCCCCCGCCTCCAGATCCCCCGCCCTCATCGCCGCGGTTTCCTCACCGCGGCGGCCGGCCTGCTCGGCGTCTCGGCGCTGGGCGGCTGCGACCGTTTCGCCGCGAGCCCGACGGGGCAGCGGGCCCTGAAGGCGGGCGAGGATGCCAACCTGTTCGTGCAGCGTCTGCTCCTCACGCCGGCCTCGCTCGCCAAGGAGTTTCCGGATTCCGAGATCTCACCCTGGTTCAAGCCGAATGGCACGATCGAGCCGCCGGACCGGGCCTACAAGGCGCTGGCCGCCAAGAGCTTCGACGGGTTCAAGCTGCGCGTCGACGGCCTCGTCGAGCGGCCCCAGGATCTCAGCCTCGCCGATCTGAGGGCCCTGCCCGCCCGCACCCAGACCACGCGGCACGATTGCGTCGAGGGCTGGAGCGCCATCGGCAAGTGGACCGGCGTGCCGCTCGCCGAGGTGCTGCAACGGGCCGGCCTGAAGCCGAAGGCCCGCTACGTCGTGTTCCACTGCGCCGACACGATGGAATACGCCATGAGTAGTGGGGAGGACGAGGCGGAACCGGAAAAGACCGCCAATCCCGGCATGGAGACGCAACCGGAAGGGGCCGAGAATCAGGCGAGCGATTCGCAGGCCGCGGGCGCGGAGGCACCGAAGCCTGAGGACGAGGAGAGCCAGGGCACGCCGGTTCGCTATTACGAGAGCATCGATCTCACCGACGCCTACCATCCGCAGACCATTCTCGCCTACGACCTGAACGGCCAAGCGCTGCCGGTCTCGAACGGCGCGCCGCTACGCCTGCGGGTTGAGCGCCAGCTCGGTTACAAGCAGGCGAAATACATCATGCGGATCGAGGTCACCGAGGGCCTGACCGGCATCGGCGACGGCAAGGGCGGCTACTGGGAAGACCGCGGCTACGAGTGGTACGCGGGGATTTAAGGGTAGGTCCGGCGCGTTCACCCGATTTGACAACGCCGCGCGGCTCACCCACTTCTGCGCGGCGCGAGAGCCGGCCTCCGACCGGTACGCATCCGCGCCATTCCCAAAACCGTATCTGCGGTGAGGCTCTGGCGAGAGGCAGAGGTTCATGAAAGTCGTCGTCGTCGAGTCGCCGGCCAAGGCCAAGACGATCAACAAATACCTGGGGCGCGATTACGAGGTTCTGGCCTCTTTCGGCCATATCCGCGATCTGCCGGCCAAGGACGGCTCGGTCGATCCGGAGGCCGACTTCGCCATGATCTGGGAGGTGGAGGATCGCGGCGCCAAGCGCGTGTCCGAGATCGCCCGCGCCGTGAAGGGAGCCGAGAAGCTCATCCTCGCGACCGACCCGGATCGCGAGGGCGAGGCGATCTCCTGGCACGTCATCGAGGCGCTCACCGCCCGCAAGGCGCTGAAGGGCATTCCCGTCGAGCGCGTGACCTTCAACGCCATCACCAAGGCGTCGGTCGACGCGGCGATGAAGAAGCCGCGCCAGATCGACCAGGCCCTGGTCGATGCCTATCTCGCGCGCCGCGCCCTCGATTACCTCGTCGGCTTCAACCTCTCGCCGGTGCTGTGGCGCAAGCTGCCCGGTGCCCGCTCGGCCGGTCGGGTGCAGTCGGTGGCGCTCCGCCTCGTGGTCGAGCGCGAGATGGAGATCGAGCGCTTCAAGGCCCGCGAGTACTGGTCGATCGTCGCCACCCTGGTGACGGAAGCCGGCGGCGTGTTCGAGGCGCGCCTCGTCGGCGCCGACGGCAAGCGCATCCAGCGCCTCGACGTCGGCAATGCCGAGGAGGCGGCGGCGTTCAAGCGCGACCTCGAACTCGCGACCTTCCAGGTGGCATCCGTCGAGGCCAAGCCCGCCAAGCGCCACCCGCAGCCGCCCTTCACCACCTCGACCCTGCAGCAGGAGGCCTCGCGCAAGCT contains:
- the gatA gene encoding Asp-tRNA(Asn)/Glu-tRNA(Gln) amidotransferase subunit GatA codes for the protein MTALNELTLAEARDGLKGKDFSAREIAQAHLEAIDKAQALNAFIVATPDRALKMAEVSDQKIAKGEARPLEGLPLGIKDLFATQGVHTTAGSKILEGFEPHYESNVSSQLWRDGAVMLGKLNLDEFAMGSSNETSAYGKTISPWRRQGSEAPLVPGGSSGGSAAAVAAHLCLGATATDTGGSIRQPAAFTGTVGIKPTYGRCSRWGIIAYASSLDQAGPIARTVQDCAILLGSMAGHDPRDTTSVDVPVPDFEAAIARGVKGLTIGIPREYRIEGMPAEIQRLWDQGADWLREAGATIKDISLPHTQYALPAYYIVAPAEASSNLARYDGVRYGLRVPGKDIAGMYENTRAAGFGREVKRRIMIGTYVLSAGYYDAYYVRAQKIRTLIKRDFEAAYASGVDAILTPATPSAAFGIGEMASADPVEMYLNDVFTVTVNMAGLPGISVPAGLDAQGLPLGLQLIGRPFDEETLFAAAQTIENAAGRISLPKAWWA
- the gatC gene encoding Asp-tRNA(Asn)/Glu-tRNA(Gln) amidotransferase subunit GatC, with translation MSVDETTVRRIAHLARIAVTDEEVSPLKGELNAILAFVEQLSAVDVEGVEPMTSVTPMRMKKRADVVNDGGRASDVVANAPETEDNYFLVPKVVE
- a CDS encoding SMI1/KNR4 family protein yields the protein MWDSVFRELRPGLISSEADLARAEAELGFPLPQSYRNFAQSCGAGRIGGHLRIFTPVPVEAADLGSRAHLISHGVALALDGLRDEGSDEPHRFTIEGDADAGLMERACFFGQTERGDFLFFDVTPGFPEYDIWVLCADLETVHFGGADLPTFLRGLQGLEILHILGDGEGPLPATFAGDEAAALEQLGAAAS
- the ruvX gene encoding Holliday junction resolvase RuvX: MNREEMAAFVEASAGAPRLIGLDLGTKTIGIALSDVGRQIASPLETIRRVKFTPDVARIVALCATHAVGGLVIGLPLNMDGSEGPRAQSSRSFARNLKPLLPLPVLFFDERLSTAAVTRTLLEADASRARRGELVDKLAATYILQSCLDVMGGMFSGAAEEADGF
- a CDS encoding DJ-1/PfpI family protein, with protein sequence MTIEIGFLVFPQVQQLDLTGPYEVLAMVPGARVHLVAKALEPIASATGLVLTPTLTFAECPALDVICVPGGAGVNPLMEDAETLDFLRRQTRSARYLTSVCTGTLVLGAAGLLRGKRATTHWAAHDLLSSFGAIPTQGRVVRDGNLITGGGVTAGIDFGLTLAAELTDAATAQAIQLQQEYAPAPPFDAGRPETAGPEILAAARERLSATRREREAIVARLTQAGG
- a CDS encoding SGNH/GDSL hydrolase family protein; the protein is MRPVSRGRPRRLVGASALILALSLSSTAVLAYADLLPQHLDLGFDFDLGLFEDAAPTGLPHVAQKIALGGPLSIVAFGSSSTEGIGASTPAAAYPARLEAGLRRALPHLGSKITVANRGIGGEAVDEMLARLDRDVIAPRPDLVIWQTGSNDALRGVSLDHFREATEAALERIRAAGIDVVLMEPQWCPALDATPGADRFRDAVRTLGAELGVPVIRRSDLMRDWIGQGRLTRTELFASDGLHMADGGYALLAEAAQDAVLDGAEAAPVALAEAGTD
- the dprA gene encoding DNA-processing protein DprA → MQLTDAQRLDWLRLIRTDGIGPRTFRGLINRFGSASAALDALPDLTKRAGKRAVPPTKAEAEREMAAAARLGIRFLAMGEAAYPKALHATDTAPPLIAVRGDPATLLKPSVAIVGSRNASTAGLAFTERLARGFGEAGLVVVSGLARGIDARAHKATLVTGTVAVLAGGQDRIYPENHAGLVEEIVGEGGVVVAEMPMGWVPRGRDFPRRNRIISGLSLGTVVVEAARRSGSLITARFALEQGREVFAVPGSPLDPRAEGTNDLIRQGATLVSEVEHVLSVLDPLIAGDAPQADGLNDRSESWGAPDYWDEIDFDGRAETALPLFPAAAEPVEDPPEPRDDRARLIACLSPTPVGTDALARSTGLPVRIVQTTLLELELDGQIERHGSGTVSLVSRA